One segment of Tenrec ecaudatus isolate mTenEca1 chromosome 1, mTenEca1.hap1, whole genome shotgun sequence DNA contains the following:
- the ABHD8 gene encoding protein ABHD8: MLTGVTDGIFCCLLGAPPNTVGPLESVESSDGYTFVEVKPGRVLRVKHAGPATAPTPPPPPPSDDAQGDRSGLVRCQRRITVYRNGRLLVENLGREPRADLHWQNGSGEPPAALEMELTEPASSEGRSGAGSAGSSGRRRRARRPKRTIHIDCEKRITSCKGAQGDVVLFFIHGVGGSLAIWKEQLDFFVRLGYEVVAPDLAGHGASSAPQVAAAYTFYALAEDMRAIFKRYAKKRNVLIGHSYGVSFCTFLAHEYPDLVHKVIMINGGGPTALEPSFCSIFNMPTCVLHCLSPCLAWSFLKAGFARQGAKEKQLLKEGNAFNVSSFVLRAMMSGQYWPEGDEVYHAELTVPVLLVHGMHDKFVPVEEDQRMAEILLLAFLKLIEEGSHMVMLECPETVNTLLHEFLLWEPEPTPQALPAPPEEKK; this comes from the exons ATGCTGACCGGGGTGACCGACGGCATCTTCTGCTGCCTGCTGGGGGCGCCCCCCAACACAGTGGGGCCCCTGGAAAGTGTGGAGTCCAGCGATGGCTACACTTTTGTAGAGGTCAAACCCGGCCGTGTCCTGCGGGTGAAACACGCCGGGCCCGCCACGGCCCCAACCCCGCCGCCGCCACCCCCCTCTGACGATGCCCAGGGTGACCGCTCCGGCTTGGTCCGCTGCCAACGCCGAATCACAGTCTACCGCAACGGGCGGTTGTTGGTGGAGAACCTGGGCCGGGAGCCACGAGCGGACCTGCACTGGCAGAACGGCTCTGGAGAGCCGCCCGCTGCCCTGGAGATGGAGCTGACTGAGCCGGCGAGCAGCGAGGGCCGCTCCGGTGCGGGCAGCGCGGGCAgcagcgggcggcggcggcgcgccCGGCGCCCCAAGCGGACCATCCACATTGACTGCGAGAAGCGCATCACCAGCTGCAAGGGTGCCCAGGGCGACGTGGTGCTCTTTTTCATCCACGGGGTCGGTGGCTCCCTGGCCATCTGGAAGGAACAGCTGGACTTCTTTGTTCGGCTGGGCTACGAGGTGGTGGCCCCGGACCTGGCAGGCCATGGGGCCAGCTCGGCGCCCCAGGTGGCCGCTGCCTATACCTTCTACGCGCTGGCTGAGGACATGCGGGCCATCTTCAAGCGCTATGCCAAGAAGCGCAACGTGCTCATTGGGCACTCCTACGG CGTCTCCTTCTGCACGTTCCTGGCCCACGAGTACCCAGACCTGGTGCACAAAGTGATCATGATCAACGGCGGGGGCCCCACGGCGCTGGAACCCAGCTTCTGCTCCATCTTCAACATGCCCACGTGCGTCCTGCACTGCCTATCCCCTTGCCTGGCCTGGAGCTTCCTCAA ggctGGCTTTGCCCGCCAAGGGGCCAAGGAAAAGCAGCTGCTCAAAGAAGGCAACGCGTTTAACGTGTCGTCCTTCGTGCTGCGCGCCATGATGAGCGGTCAGTACTGGCCCGAGGGCGACGAGGTGTACCACGCCGAGCTCACCGTGCCGGTCCTGCTTGTGCACGGCATGCACGACAAATTTGTGCCGGTGGAAGAAGACCAGCGGATGGCCGAG ATCCTGCTGCTGGCCTTCCTGAAGCTCATCGAGGAGGGCAGCCACATGGTGATGCTGGAGTGCCCGGAGACCGTGAACACGCTGCTGCACGAGTTCTTGCTGTGGGAGCCCGAGCCCACGCCGCAGGCCCTGCCCGCGCCCCCTGAGGAGAAGAAGTAG
- the ANKLE1 gene encoding ankyrin repeat and LEM domain-containing protein 1: protein MGSAAALAQLLRAALRAEEPRDVEQLLRRGADPNLVLPDGAAAIHLAAGAQHPRGLRCLGALLRRGGDPNARSAEALTPLHVAAAWGCGPGLELLLSRGADPGLRDQDGLRALDLAEQQGHWDCVRLLRALRTGTQNPAPTPKPEPRGLEANEVVADLSDAGEVAWDSTVLQTQLGGGDSSDGGLEAAQPPDRPVPLEAANQEGSPRLGDGSSNASFITAVEASGAEHSGPDSPPRAKSLPQTVQRLLPEVHSPEWVPGAQGASPRANPAPMGARQAELNACFQALTLVSADSDSSSTTSSTLNPTQNPPREPLGGAPDLHFLTDDQTSLDSDVAALWLTEDEEQSTVRKNPAPTCWCTPVPAASDLKLLRRPRVCGEPVTPSTRLHSRHGPEEAKAGPGPDFAGHSLELAKALRTGRIPDAQADEDSLAQQFARPDPTRRWREGVVKSSFTYLLLDPRETQDLPGRAFVLTPIERLRTFVRAIFYVGKGTRARPDAHLWEALGHHGRPGKQACPKVHRIRDIWASGRGVVSLHCFQHVIAVEAYTREACLVDALGIRMLTNQKQGHCYGVVANWPPTRRRRLGVHLLHRALLVFLAEGERELRPQDIQARG, encoded by the exons ATGGGCTCCGCGGCCGCGCTGGCTCAGCTACTTCGGGCAGCGCTGCGCGCCGAGGAGCCGCG GGACGTGGAGCAGCTGCTGCGGCGCGGCGCCGACCCCAACCTGGTGCTTCCGGACGGCGCAGCGGCCATACACCTGGCGGCCGGGGCGCAGCACCCGCGCGGCCTCCGCTGCCTCGGGGCGCTGCTGCGGCGCGGGGGGGACCCCAACGCCCG CTCGGCCGAAGCACTGACCCCGCTGCACGTGGCGGCCGCCTGGGGCTGTGGCCCCGGCCTGGAGCTGCTGCTGAGCCGGGGAGCTGATCCCGGGCTGCGTGACCAG GACGGGCTCCGTGCACTGGACCTGGCTGAGCAGCAGGGACACTGGGACTGCGTTCGCCTCCTGCGGGCGTTGAGGACAGGGACCCAGAATCCGGCGCCAACCCCGAAGCCCGAGCCCAGAG GCCTTGAAGCAAATGAAGTGGTAGCTGACCTCTCGGATGCCGGAGAGGTGGCGTGGGACTCCACAGTGCTCCAGACCCAGCTGGGTGGTGGGGACAGCAGTGACGGGGGGCTCGAGGCTGCCCAGCCTCCTGACCGCCCTGTGCCCCTGGAGGCTGCCAAccaggaggggagccctaggcttggagaCGGCAGCTCCAATGCCTCCTTTATCACTGCAGTGGAGGCTTCTGGAGCAGAGCACTCAGGCCCTGACAGTCCCCCCAGGGCCAAGTCATTGCCCCAGACTGTGCAGAGGCTCCTGCCTGAAGTGCATTCCCCAGAGTGGGTGCCAGGGGCACAGGGTGCCTCCCCAAGGGCAAATCCAGCCCCAATGGGAGCCAGGCAGGCAGAACTCAACGCCTGCTTTCAGGCCCTGACTCTGGTCTCAGCAGACAGCGACTCTTCCTCCACTACCTCTTCTACCCTCAACCCAACCCAGAACCCCCCACGGGAACCACtggggggagccccagacctccaCTTCCTGACTGATGACCAGACCTCCTTAGATAGCGATGTGGCTGCCCTCTGGCTAACGGAGGATGAGGAGCAGTCCACAGTTAGGAAGAACCCCGCCCCCACTTGCTGGTGCACACCAGTCCCTGCAGCATCCGACCTGAAGCTGCTGCGGAGACCCCGAGTTTGTGGAGAGCCTGTCACACCCTCCACCCGTCTGCACTCCCGCCATGGACCCGAAGAAGCCAAGGCTGGGCCTG GCCCAGACTTTGCCGGGCACAGCCTGGAGCTGGCCAAGGCCCTGCGGACGGGCCGAATTCCAGATGCCCAGGCCGACGAGGACTCGCTGGCCCAGCAGTTTGCGAGGCCTGACCCCACCAGAAGGTGGCGAGAGGGGGTGGTCAAGTCCAGCTTCACCTACCTGCTGCTGGACCCCAG GGAGACTCAGGACCTGCCAGGCCGAGCCTTCGTGCTGACCCCGATTGAGCGACTCCGGACATTCGTCCGCGCCATCTTCTACGTGGGCAAGGGGACACGGGCCCGCCCGGACGCCCACCTCTGGGAGGCCCTTGGCCATCATGGGCGGCCAGGAAAGCAG GCCTGCCCCAAGGTACACCGGATCCGGGACATCTGGGCCAGTGGCCGTGGTGTTGTCTCCCTGCATTGCTTCCAGCACGTGATTGCCGTGGAGGCCTATACTCGGGAGGCGTGTCTTGTGGACGCTCTAG GCATCCGGATGCTGACCAATCAGAAACAGGGTCACTGCTATGGAGTGGTGGCCAACTGGCCCCCCACCCGGCGGCGCCGCCTGGGGGTGCACCTCCTGCACCGAGCCCTCCTTGTCTTCCTGGCTGAGGGAGAGCGGGAACTGCGGCCCCAGGACATCCAGGCCCGAGGCTGA